In one Mycobacterium heckeshornense genomic region, the following are encoded:
- a CDS encoding zinc ribbon domain-containing protein: MKAAVAQQRSLLELSELDAELSRIAYRSSHLPERQEYERVQADHNAANDRLAAVQIALEDLDAQVSRYESEIEAVRRREGRDRSLLASGTTDAKQLSELQHELQTLQRRQASLEDALLEVMERREELQAQQSAELTAIDRLQTELTRAQQALDTALAELDQIRQQRVSRRDELTATLDPDLVALYERQRTARGAGAGPLQGRRCGACRIEIGRGELARISAAADDDVTRCPECSAILLRLKDFDQ, from the coding sequence ATGAAAGCCGCAGTGGCACAACAGCGTTCGTTGCTCGAGCTGTCCGAGTTGGATGCGGAGTTGTCGCGGATAGCATACCGTTCCAGCCACCTGCCGGAACGGCAGGAATACGAGCGGGTGCAGGCCGATCACAACGCGGCCAATGACCGGCTGGCGGCCGTGCAAATTGCGTTGGAGGACCTCGATGCTCAGGTGTCGCGGTATGAGTCCGAGATCGAGGCGGTGCGGCGGCGCGAGGGCCGTGACCGGTCGCTGCTGGCATCGGGCACGACGGACGCCAAGCAGCTTTCAGAGCTGCAGCACGAGCTGCAGACCCTGCAGCGCCGACAGGCCAGCCTCGAAGATGCGCTGCTGGAGGTGATGGAGCGCCGCGAGGAATTGCAGGCGCAGCAGAGCGCAGAGCTGACGGCAATCGATCGGCTGCAGACCGAACTGACGCGCGCACAGCAGGCTCTCGACACCGCGCTCGCCGAGCTGGACCAGATCAGGCAACAACGCGTGTCGCGGCGCGACGAGCTGACCGCGACGCTAGATCCTGACCTCGTTGCGCTCTACGAGCGACAGCGCACGGCCCGCGGCGCCGGCGCCGGGCCGCTGCAGGGCCGCCGGTGCGGTGCCTGCCGGATCGAAATCGGCCGCGGTGAACTGGCACGGATCTCGGCCGCCGCCGATGACGACGTGACACGTTGTCCTGAGTGCAGTGCAATCTTGTTGCGGCTCAAGGACTTTGATCAGTGA
- a CDS encoding VOC family protein — MSMPALNHVAITVRDINISGPWYRTLFGADPVLDEHTDAGFRHMVWRLDDDTLFGIHQHDRPAPDDKFSEFRVGLDHVGFGCRDRAELQTWAQRLDGLGIGHGGIVDAQYGSGLSFRDPDGIALEFFAPPG; from the coding sequence ATGAGCATGCCGGCGCTTAACCACGTCGCGATCACCGTGCGCGACATCAACATCAGCGGCCCCTGGTACCGCACGCTGTTCGGCGCCGACCCGGTGCTCGACGAACACACCGACGCCGGATTCCGGCACATGGTGTGGCGCCTGGACGACGACACGCTATTCGGCATCCATCAGCATGACCGGCCAGCGCCCGACGACAAGTTCAGCGAGTTTCGCGTCGGCCTGGACCATGTCGGCTTTGGCTGCCGTGACCGCGCCGAGCTCCAGACGTGGGCGCAGCGGCTTGACGGGCTCGGTATCGGGCACGGCGGCATTGTGGACGCGCAGTACGGCTCGGGGCTGAGCTTCCGCGACCCGGACGGGATCGCTTTGGAGTTCTTTGCACCGCCCGGGTGA
- a CDS encoding epoxide hydrolase family protein has protein sequence MTEVRPYRIDIPDDVLDDLRFRLARTRWPDAECVEDWSQGMPLGYARDLAGYWADGYDWRSREAALNRFDQFITEIDGLDIHFIHQRSPHRDAFPLLITHGWPGSIVEFHKVIEPLTDPTAHGGRADDAFHVICPSLPGYGFSGKPTRTGWGVEKIAQAWETLMLRLGYDRYGAQGGDWGAAVTTQIGRNRGHCVAIHLNMPFGWPPAGGISEPTEEEQQALAALAHYRRWGTGYSKQQSTRPQTLGYGLVDSPVGQMAWIVEKFWDWTDCDGHPENVLSRDELLDNVMLYWATGTGASSARLYWESFKSFGSTGRVELPTGVAAFPREVLRAPRHWCEPNYHITRWTTMPRGGHFAAFEQPELFVDDVRAFFATVR, from the coding sequence ATGACCGAGGTAAGGCCCTACCGCATCGACATCCCCGACGACGTTCTCGACGACTTGCGCTTTCGACTGGCGCGTACCCGCTGGCCGGACGCCGAATGCGTGGAGGACTGGAGCCAGGGCATGCCGCTGGGCTACGCGCGCGATCTGGCCGGCTACTGGGCCGACGGATACGACTGGCGGTCTCGTGAAGCCGCACTCAACCGATTCGATCAGTTCATCACCGAAATCGACGGCCTGGACATCCATTTCATCCACCAGCGGTCCCCGCACCGCGACGCGTTCCCGCTGTTGATCACCCACGGCTGGCCGGGTTCGATCGTGGAGTTCCACAAGGTGATCGAGCCGCTGACCGACCCCACAGCCCACGGCGGACGCGCCGACGACGCTTTCCACGTCATCTGCCCGTCCCTTCCCGGATATGGTTTCTCCGGCAAGCCGACCCGCACCGGGTGGGGCGTCGAAAAGATCGCACAGGCCTGGGAGACCCTCATGCTGCGCCTTGGCTACGATCGCTACGGCGCGCAGGGCGGTGACTGGGGCGCCGCCGTCACCACCCAGATCGGCCGCAACCGTGGCCACTGCGTGGCCATCCACCTCAACATGCCGTTTGGTTGGCCGCCGGCCGGAGGCATCAGCGAGCCCACCGAAGAAGAACAACAGGCGCTGGCCGCGCTGGCGCACTACCGGCGTTGGGGCACAGGTTATTCCAAGCAGCAGTCCACTCGACCGCAGACGTTGGGTTACGGGCTGGTCGACTCGCCGGTAGGGCAAATGGCATGGATCGTCGAGAAGTTCTGGGACTGGACCGACTGCGACGGCCACCCGGAAAACGTCCTCAGCCGCGACGAGCTGCTCGACAACGTGATGTTGTACTGGGCGACGGGCACCGGTGCCTCGTCAGCCCGGTTGTACTGGGAGAGCTTCAAAAGCTTCGGATCCACGGGCCGTGTCGAATTGCCGACCGGTGTTGCCGCCTTCCCCAGGGAGGTCCTGCGCGCACCACGGCACTGGTGTGAACCGAACTACCACATCACCCGCTGGACGACAATGCCGCGCGGCGGACACTTCGCCGCGTTCGAGCAGCCGGAGCTTTTTGTCGACGACGTGCGCGCCTTCTTCGCAACGGTACGCTGA
- a CDS encoding HAD-IA family hydrolase encodes MPARVDCPQLVIFDLDGTLADSARGIVSSFCYALRQVGATVPDGDLVARIVGPPMHHTLASLRLGEHTDAAIAAYRADYGTRGWANSTVFDGVESLLADLRAAGVRLAVATSKAEPTARRILAHLGIADYFDVVAGASVDGSRSSKTDVLAHALAQLRPLPERVVMVGDRWHDVQGAAAHGIDTLVVGWGYGQADFTEDRAPAVAHVATVAELRRALGV; translated from the coding sequence ATGCCCGCTCGAGTTGACTGCCCGCAGCTGGTGATCTTCGACCTTGACGGCACCCTCGCCGATTCCGCACGCGGTATCGTGTCCAGCTTCTGCTATGCGTTACGCCAGGTCGGGGCCACCGTGCCCGACGGCGACCTGGTCGCCCGGATCGTCGGCCCGCCCATGCATCACACGCTGGCGTCGCTGAGGCTGGGCGAACACACCGACGCCGCGATCGCCGCCTACCGCGCCGACTACGGCACCCGCGGCTGGGCGAACAGCACGGTTTTCGACGGCGTCGAGTCGCTGCTGGCCGACTTGCGCGCCGCGGGTGTGCGGCTCGCGGTGGCGACCTCGAAGGCCGAGCCGACCGCGCGACGCATTCTGGCCCACCTGGGGATCGCCGATTATTTCGACGTTGTCGCCGGGGCCAGCGTCGACGGGTCTCGCAGCAGTAAGACCGACGTGCTGGCTCATGCCCTGGCCCAGCTGCGGCCGCTGCCGGAGCGTGTGGTGATGGTCGGCGACCGCTGGCATGACGTTCAAGGCGCTGCCGCACACGGCATCGACACGCTGGTCGTCGGATGGGGATATGGACAGGCCGATTTCACCGAGGACCGCGCGCCGGCCGTGGCACACGTTGCGACCGTCGCCGAGCTGCGGAGGGCATTGGGTGTCTGA
- a CDS encoding cutinase family protein, whose product MSGRHVVHLFAVAVLTVPASLWHALIAPASAAPCPDVEVTFARATTEPPGVGVVGQQFVDSLRSQVGGKSVVVYPVNYPATYDFAPSANTGANDASAHVQSTAANCPTTKIVLGGYSQGALVIDLITIAQAPVAGFVPDSLPQDVADHVAAVATFGNPSDRYLGAPISAISPWYGAKAIDLCADADPICSPGPLAPPSQDEMFSPAHLSYANSGMPRQAAAFVASRL is encoded by the coding sequence GTGAGCGGACGCCACGTCGTGCATTTGTTTGCGGTCGCGGTGCTGACTGTTCCCGCGTCGCTCTGGCACGCGCTCATCGCGCCGGCGTCCGCTGCTCCCTGCCCCGACGTGGAGGTCACGTTCGCGCGGGCCACCACCGAACCTCCGGGCGTCGGCGTGGTCGGACAGCAGTTTGTCGATTCGCTGCGCTCGCAAGTCGGCGGCAAGTCCGTCGTGGTGTACCCGGTCAACTACCCCGCCACCTACGATTTCGCGCCCTCGGCGAACACCGGAGCCAACGATGCCAGCGCTCACGTTCAGTCCACGGCCGCGAACTGTCCCACCACCAAGATCGTGCTGGGTGGATACTCGCAGGGCGCGCTGGTGATCGATCTGATCACCATCGCCCAGGCACCGGTTGCGGGCTTCGTCCCCGATTCGCTGCCGCAGGACGTGGCTGATCACGTTGCCGCGGTCGCCACCTTCGGAAATCCATCGGACAGGTATCTGGGGGCGCCGATAAGCGCGATCAGCCCGTGGTATGGGGCCAAGGCCATTGACTTGTGCGCGGACGCGGATCCGATTTGCTCGCCGGGGCCTCTGGCGCCACCGTCCCAAGACGAAATGTTTTCCCCGGCACACCTGTCCTACGCAAATTCCGGAATGCCCCGACAGGCGGCGGCTTTCGTGGCGAGCCGCCTCTAG
- a CDS encoding type II toxin-antitoxin system prevent-host-death family antitoxin, translating to MSELVAISKARARLSELVRRSRDEDIVLMNHATPAAVIISADRYDALLDEIEDLKDRLSIHERTGVTIPAEKLMVELGPN from the coding sequence GTGAGCGAGTTGGTGGCTATCAGCAAGGCCCGCGCGAGGCTGTCCGAGCTGGTGCGGCGTTCACGCGACGAGGACATCGTGTTGATGAACCACGCCACACCGGCCGCGGTGATCATTTCGGCTGACCGCTACGACGCGTTGCTCGACGAGATCGAAGACCTCAAGGATCGCCTCAGCATTCACGAGCGCACCGGCGTCACGATTCCCGCCGAGAAACTGATGGTCGAGCTTGGGCCGAACTGA
- a CDS encoding type II toxin-antitoxin system RelE family toxin, whose protein sequence is MSDLRRQVSEFQTPDLEPADRDAIAGQVQREISGDQFRSPDLEPADPVFQMEHLILNRPMRTTPSPERGWLCQSVGEQFGIVYAVDDVLRMVTVTRVGHRKEVYKR, encoded by the coding sequence ATGTCCGATCTCAGGCGGCAGGTGTCTGAATTTCAGACACCTGATCTTGAACCGGCCGACCGGGACGCCATCGCCGGACAGGTGCAGCGTGAGATATCAGGTGATCAATTTCGATCACCTGATCTTGAACCGGCCGACCCGGTGTTCCAAATGGAACACCTGATCTTGAACCGGCCGATGAGGACAACGCCATCGCCGGAGAGGGGCTGGTTGTGCCAGTCTGTCGGCGAGCAGTTTGGAATCGTGTACGCCGTCGATGACGTGCTGCGGATGGTGACCGTTACACGCGTCGGTCACCGGAAGGAGGTTTACAAGCGGTGA
- a CDS encoding low molecular weight protein-tyrosine-phosphatase: MSDPRLHITFVCTGNICRSPMAEKMFAHQISQRGLHDVVRVTSAGTGNWHVGKCVDERAARVLRAHGYPTDHRAAQVDADHLAADLVVALSRNHVRLLQQWGVDAARIRMLRSFDPRSPGYALDVDDPYYGDHDDFEEVFAVIEAALPGLHQWVDERLAQNGHR, translated from the coding sequence GTGTCTGATCCCCGCCTGCACATCACCTTCGTCTGCACCGGCAATATCTGCCGTTCTCCGATGGCCGAGAAGATGTTCGCCCACCAGATCAGCCAGCGCGGCCTGCACGACGTCGTGCGAGTCACCAGTGCGGGCACCGGCAATTGGCATGTGGGCAAGTGCGTCGACGAGCGCGCCGCCAGGGTGCTGCGGGCACACGGTTACCCGACCGACCACCGCGCCGCCCAGGTCGACGCCGACCACCTGGCTGCCGATTTGGTAGTGGCGCTTAGCCGCAACCATGTCCGGCTCCTGCAGCAATGGGGAGTCGATGCCGCCCGGATACGGATGCTGCGATCCTTCGACCCGCGTTCGCCCGGGTATGCGCTGGACGTCGACGACCCCTACTACGGGGACCACGACGACTTCGAAGAGGTCTTCGCCGTCATCGAAGCCGCCCTGCCCGGCCTGCACCAGTGGGTGGACGAGCGGCTGGCGCAGAACGGCCATCGTTGA
- a CDS encoding bifunctional RNase H/acid phosphatase: MKVIVEADGGSRGNPGPAGYGSVVWNADHSTVLAESKQAIGRATNNVAEYRGLIAGLDEAAKVGATDVTVLMDSKLVVEQMSGRWQVKHPDIAELYKRAKALASKFDRVSFAWVPRERNVHADRLANEAMDAAAEAETAAVRGATGPHETAPARDIPTPPGWTGARGDPTRLLLLRHGQTEFSVHRRYSGRGDPALTDLGWRQADAAARYLAQRGGISAVITSPLQRCHDTATVAAKALGLDVGVDDDLIETDFGGWEGLTFAEAAERDPDLHRRWLRDTSTTPPDGESFDQVHQRVLRARDRIIAGHTGTTVLVVSHVTPIKMLLRIALDAGPGVLYRLHLDLASLSIAEFYPDGASSVRLVNQTEYL; this comes from the coding sequence GTGAAGGTGATCGTCGAGGCCGACGGCGGCTCGCGGGGCAACCCCGGGCCGGCGGGCTATGGCTCGGTGGTCTGGAACGCCGACCACTCGACGGTGCTGGCGGAAAGTAAGCAGGCGATTGGCCGGGCCACCAACAACGTCGCCGAATACCGGGGCCTGATCGCCGGTTTGGACGAGGCGGCGAAGGTGGGCGCCACCGACGTCACGGTGCTGATGGATTCCAAGCTGGTGGTCGAGCAGATGTCCGGGCGCTGGCAGGTCAAGCATCCCGACATCGCCGAATTGTACAAGCGGGCCAAGGCTTTGGCGTCGAAGTTCGACCGGGTCAGCTTTGCCTGGGTGCCGCGGGAGCGCAACGTGCACGCCGACCGGTTGGCCAACGAAGCGATGGACGCCGCCGCCGAGGCCGAGACCGCTGCGGTGCGGGGCGCGACCGGGCCGCATGAAACGGCCCCGGCGCGCGACATCCCGACCCCGCCCGGCTGGACCGGCGCGCGCGGCGACCCAACCAGACTGTTGCTGTTGCGGCACGGGCAAACCGAGTTCTCGGTGCACCGGCGCTACTCGGGGCGCGGTGATCCGGCGCTGACCGACCTGGGCTGGCGGCAGGCCGACGCTGCGGCGCGCTACCTGGCGCAGCGGGGCGGGATCAGCGCCGTGATCACCTCACCGCTGCAACGGTGCCACGACACGGCGACGGTGGCGGCCAAAGCGCTCGGTCTGGACGTGGGCGTCGACGATGACCTGATCGAAACCGACTTCGGCGGCTGGGAGGGCCTGACGTTCGCCGAGGCCGCCGAACGCGACCCGGACCTACATCGCCGCTGGCTGCGCGACACCAGTACCACCCCGCCCGACGGGGAAAGCTTCGACCAGGTGCATCAGCGCGTGCTGCGGGCGCGTGACCGGATCATCGCCGGGCACACCGGCACGACGGTGCTGGTGGTGTCGCATGTGACGCCGATCAAGATGCTGTTGCGGATCGCGCTGGACGCCGGGCCCGGCGTGTTGTACCGCTTGCACCTCGACCTGGCGTCGCTGAGCATCGCCGAGTTCTACCCCGACGGGGCATCGTCGGTGCGGCTGGTGAACCAGACGGAGTATCTGTGA
- a CDS encoding DUF3854 domain-containing protein, whose protein sequence is MLSPNHVQALASSGISVEFAAGRGYETVADDGTGRRRLADIRIARPGRRLPGLLVPLLRADGSTWGYQYRPDEPRLRDGKPIKYETPWQQRNGLDVPPGVGPQLADPSVPLWVTEGCKKADCGAIHGLCIVALTGVWNWLHTNAAGGKMALPDWGDIALNGRRVIIAFDGDVARKPSVQSAMRGLAGYLGYKGARPEYLWLPPDTDTKTGLDDYLMGGHTVDDLWRLVKPTAPPTTSKPAAESQPSSQPKQQPVQPISLNDAHAAFRKWLGHTYDTDAIDAALACAAVERFNDGSDPIWLLIVSGPGAAKTETAQSLDGVGATVASVISSEAALLSATPNRERAADATGGLLRKLGDRGVLVIKDVTSILSMDRNVRGRVLAALREVYDGRWSREVGTDGGRSIEWRGRIAVVGAVTTAWDAAHTVVATMGDRFLLVRLDSGTKRPDASQRAIRNTGDEQTMRAELAGAVAGVIAGMNPQPITLTDGEIDALVRAADLVTLARTGVEYDYRGDVIDAHAPEMPTRFAKQLAQIVRGGAAIGMTRAAALRLALRVARDSMPPLRLAIIDYLAKHPHSSTSEVRKGIDKPRNTVDRQLQALHMLGVLDCDEMEYGENGRSRWFYSLKAGIDPSAIDPESFPDLLLHIPNPYERGESDTPSGGSNKSGKLSGSLAAISEALELAGVFDEHAPAPTPELVRAWAEQAERHQLTRDDILDAVQSYYDTEPAAPLTVGELIRCALAAQAASRDRKAS, encoded by the coding sequence GTGCTATCTCCCAACCATGTTCAAGCCCTCGCGTCCTCTGGCATCAGCGTTGAGTTCGCCGCCGGACGCGGGTACGAAACCGTCGCCGATGACGGCACAGGACGACGCCGGCTTGCCGACATCCGTATCGCCAGACCCGGGCGGCGCCTCCCGGGTCTGCTGGTGCCGCTGCTGCGCGCCGACGGATCGACCTGGGGATACCAATACCGTCCAGACGAGCCGCGACTACGAGACGGCAAACCCATCAAATACGAAACCCCGTGGCAGCAGCGCAATGGGCTTGATGTGCCGCCGGGTGTCGGCCCGCAGCTCGCCGATCCATCCGTGCCGCTGTGGGTCACGGAAGGCTGTAAGAAGGCTGATTGCGGCGCGATTCACGGACTATGCATCGTCGCCCTGACCGGGGTCTGGAATTGGCTGCACACCAACGCCGCCGGCGGCAAGATGGCGCTCCCGGACTGGGGCGACATCGCCCTCAACGGCCGGCGGGTCATCATCGCCTTCGACGGCGACGTCGCGCGTAAACCCAGCGTGCAGTCCGCGATGCGCGGCCTCGCGGGCTACCTCGGCTACAAAGGCGCCCGCCCCGAGTACCTGTGGCTGCCGCCCGACACCGACACGAAAACCGGGCTCGATGACTACTTGATGGGCGGTCACACCGTTGACGACCTGTGGCGGCTGGTCAAACCCACCGCCCCCCCAACCACATCCAAGCCTGCCGCCGAGTCCCAACCATCGAGCCAACCGAAACAACAGCCGGTGCAGCCCATTTCGCTTAACGACGCGCACGCCGCATTCCGTAAGTGGCTCGGCCACACCTACGACACCGACGCGATCGACGCCGCCCTCGCATGTGCGGCTGTCGAACGATTCAACGACGGCAGCGACCCGATCTGGCTGCTAATCGTCTCCGGCCCGGGTGCCGCGAAAACAGAGACAGCGCAAAGCCTCGACGGCGTAGGCGCCACCGTCGCCAGCGTCATATCATCCGAGGCCGCGTTGTTGTCTGCGACACCCAACCGGGAACGCGCCGCCGACGCCACCGGCGGCCTGCTACGCAAACTCGGCGACCGCGGGGTGCTCGTCATCAAAGACGTGACCTCCATTCTCTCTATGGACCGCAACGTTCGCGGCCGGGTGTTGGCCGCCCTGCGTGAGGTTTACGACGGGCGATGGAGCCGCGAGGTCGGAACCGACGGCGGGCGCAGCATCGAATGGCGCGGCCGAATCGCCGTCGTAGGCGCGGTGACAACGGCATGGGACGCCGCGCACACGGTCGTCGCCACGATGGGTGACCGCTTCCTCCTCGTACGACTGGACTCCGGCACCAAACGCCCCGACGCCAGCCAGCGGGCGATCCGCAACACCGGCGACGAGCAGACGATGCGCGCCGAGCTTGCCGGCGCCGTGGCCGGTGTCATCGCGGGCATGAACCCACAACCGATAACCCTCACCGACGGCGAAATCGACGCCCTGGTGCGCGCCGCCGACCTCGTGACCCTCGCCCGCACCGGCGTGGAGTACGACTACCGCGGCGATGTCATCGACGCACACGCGCCCGAAATGCCGACCCGGTTCGCCAAGCAACTCGCCCAGATTGTTCGCGGGGGGGCCGCCATCGGCATGACACGCGCCGCCGCGCTGCGCCTGGCGCTCCGCGTAGCGCGAGACAGCATGCCGCCACTGCGCTTGGCAATCATCGACTACCTCGCCAAACACCCGCACAGCTCCACAAGCGAGGTCCGCAAAGGCATCGACAAACCCCGAAACACGGTGGATCGGCAACTTCAAGCGCTGCACATGCTCGGCGTTCTCGACTGCGACGAAATGGAGTACGGCGAGAACGGCCGTAGTCGGTGGTTCTACAGCCTCAAGGCTGGCATCGACCCATCCGCCATCGACCCCGAAAGTTTCCCAGATTTGTTACTACATATCCCCAACCCCTATGAAAGGGGTGAGAGTGATACACCCAGCGGTGGTAGTAACAAATCTGGGAAACTTTCGGGGTCACTCGCTGCGATCAGTGAAGCCTTGGAACTCGCTGGCGTGTTCGACGAGCATGCCCCCGCCCCAACGCCTGAGCTTGTCAGGGCCTGGGCCGAGCAGGCCGAACGCCACCAGCTCACCCGCGACGACATCCTCGACGCGGTGCAGAGCTACTACGACACCGAGCCGGCCGCGCCGCTAACCGTCGGCGAACTCATCCGCTGCGCCCTGGCAGCCCAAGCAGCTTCCCGCGACCGGAAGGCCAGCTAG
- a CDS encoding SURF1 family protein: MRRFGFLLRPGWLALALVVIAFTYLCFSVLAPWQLGKNAKTSRENSQIEHSLTTPPVPLKDLLLQQDSSASDAQWRRVTATGHYLPEVQVLARLRVVDGNPALEVLAPFVVDDGPTVLVDRGYVRPEQGSQVPPIPPPPSGTVTITARLRNSEATTQGKEPFSKDGVQQVYSINTAQIAALTGVRLAGSYLQLIENQPGGLGVVGVPHLDAGPFLSYGIQWILFGVLAPIGLGYFVFSEIRARKVDRQTPTDTAAAPMTVEEKLTDRYGRRR; this comes from the coding sequence ATGCGGCGCTTCGGGTTTCTGCTGCGACCGGGCTGGCTGGCGCTGGCGCTGGTGGTGATCGCGTTCACCTACCTGTGCTTCAGCGTGCTCGCGCCGTGGCAACTGGGGAAGAACGCCAAAACCTCGCGCGAGAACAGCCAGATCGAGCATTCGCTGACCACTCCGCCGGTTCCATTGAAAGATCTCCTGCTACAGCAGGATTCGTCAGCATCTGACGCGCAGTGGCGACGGGTGACCGCCACCGGACATTACCTGCCCGAGGTGCAGGTGCTGGCTCGGCTGCGGGTGGTCGATGGTAATCCGGCGTTGGAGGTGTTGGCGCCGTTCGTCGTTGACGACGGACCCACCGTGCTGGTCGACCGCGGTTACGTACGACCCGAGCAGGGCTCGCAGGTGCCGCCGATACCCCCGCCGCCCAGTGGCACCGTGACCATCACAGCGCGGCTGCGCAATTCCGAAGCGACGACACAAGGTAAAGAACCGTTCTCCAAAGATGGTGTCCAGCAGGTATATTCAATCAACACTGCTCAAATCGCAGCGCTCACCGGGGTCCGGTTGGCCGGGTCGTACCTGCAGCTGATCGAGAACCAGCCGGGCGGGCTCGGCGTGGTCGGCGTACCGCACCTCGATGCCGGGCCGTTTCTGTCGTATGGCATTCAGTGGATTTTGTTCGGCGTCCTCGCGCCGATCGGTCTCGGTTATTTCGTGTTCTCTGAGATCCGCGCCCGCAAGGTGGACCGGCAGACCCCGACCGACACTGCTGCGGCACCGATGACGGTCGAGGAGAAACTCACCGACCGTTACGGCCGACGACGCTGA
- a CDS encoding cobalamin biosynthesis protein, producing the protein MGKTTRQVRLLGTLIGYLADSLLGDPKRGHPVAGFGGVAAVLERVTYRDSRIAGVVHVGVLVGAVGVLGAMLQREAERRGPLWSIAATATATWVALGGTTLTRTAQAMAELIGRDDVEAARGLLPSLCGRDPARLDRAGLTRAAVESVAENTSDAHTAPLLWAAIGGAPAVLAYRSINTLDSMIGYRTPYYSRFGWAAARLDDAVNYLGARVTAALVVLCAPAVGGSPSGAVRAWRRDAPRHPSPNAGVVEAAFAGALGVRLGGPTHYRHQLQIRPTLGEGVTPSVADLRRAVLLSRLVQTASAAAMALCAGIGFSVVGRNGR; encoded by the coding sequence GTGGGCAAAACGACACGCCAGGTGCGGCTGCTCGGCACCCTGATCGGATACCTGGCCGATTCGCTGCTGGGGGACCCGAAACGGGGTCACCCGGTCGCCGGTTTCGGTGGCGTGGCCGCGGTGTTGGAGCGGGTCACCTATCGGGACAGCAGGATTGCCGGCGTCGTTCATGTCGGCGTCCTGGTCGGCGCAGTCGGCGTGCTGGGGGCGATGCTGCAGCGAGAGGCAGAGCGCCGGGGCCCGCTGTGGTCCATAGCCGCCACCGCCACCGCTACCTGGGTCGCGCTTGGCGGGACAACACTGACACGCACGGCCCAAGCAATGGCGGAGTTGATAGGCCGCGACGACGTCGAAGCCGCGCGGGGCCTGCTGCCGTCGCTGTGCGGGCGCGACCCAGCGCGCCTCGACAGAGCCGGGTTGACCCGCGCGGCGGTGGAATCCGTCGCCGAGAACACCTCCGACGCGCACACGGCGCCACTGCTCTGGGCGGCAATCGGTGGTGCGCCTGCGGTGCTGGCGTATCGCAGCATTAACACGCTGGACTCTATGATCGGGTATCGCACACCGTACTATTCCCGATTCGGTTGGGCCGCAGCACGATTGGACGATGCGGTCAACTATCTCGGCGCCCGCGTCACGGCTGCGCTGGTGGTGCTGTGCGCGCCCGCCGTGGGCGGCTCACCGTCCGGCGCGGTGCGGGCCTGGCGTCGTGACGCCCCGCGACATCCCAGCCCCAACGCGGGAGTCGTCGAGGCGGCGTTCGCCGGGGCGTTGGGCGTGCGGCTGGGTGGCCCCACGCATTACCGGCATCAACTGCAGATCCGACCGACGTTGGGAGAAGGGGTGACGCCCTCGGTGGCCGATCTGCGCCGAGCGGTGCTGCTTTCGCGGTTGGTACAGACGGCGTCAGCAGCCGCGATGGCGTTATGTGCCGGGATCGGCTTCAGCGTCGTCGGCCGTAACGGTCGGTGA